A genomic region of bacterium contains the following coding sequences:
- a CDS encoding acyl dehydratase encodes MSSLRFADVKVGQELPPLDVPLTAAIIVGGAIASRDFTPVHHDRGAAQAQGLNNVIMNILTTNGYIGRFVTDWAGPDATLTGVKIRLGAPNLPGDVMKMSGTVQTAEQGVVEVAVVGKNAWGNHVEGTVTLTLPLEN; translated from the coding sequence ATGAGTTCGCTTCGATTCGCAGACGTGAAGGTGGGGCAGGAGTTGCCCCCGCTCGATGTTCCCCTGACTGCCGCCATCATCGTCGGTGGAGCGATCGCTTCGCGCGACTTCACTCCCGTGCATCACGACCGCGGCGCCGCCCAGGCCCAGGGGTTGAACAACGTGATCATGAACATCCTGACCACCAACGGCTACATCGGACGTTTCGTCACCGACTGGGCGGGTCCGGATGCCACACTCACAGGCGTGAAGATTCGACTGGGTGCGCCGAATCTGCCCGGGGATGTGATGAAAATGAGCGGAACCGTCCAGACCGCAGAACAGGGTGTGGTCGAGGTCGCTGTCGTGGGAAAGAACGCCTGGGGAAACCACGTGGAGGGCACGGTCACCCTGACCCTGCCGCTGGAGAACTGA
- a CDS encoding lipid-transfer protein, whose translation MPTTLKDEAAIIGIGQTEYSKNSGVSELSLAVECVSKAIEDAGIDPSEVDGLTSFTLDTNDEVDIARAVGIGDVTFYSRIPYGGGA comes from the coding sequence ATGCCCACGACCCTGAAAGACGAAGCCGCGATCATCGGTATCGGTCAGACCGAGTACTCCAAGAACTCGGGAGTATCGGAACTCTCGCTCGCGGTCGAGTGCGTTTCCAAGGCGATCGAAGATGCGGGGATCGACCCGAGTGAGGTCGATGGCCTGACCAGTTTCACACTCGATACGAACGACGAAGTCGACATCGCGCGCGCGGTCGGGATTGGCGACGTGACGTTCTACAGTCGCATCCCGTACGGAGGTGGCGC